The following coding sequences are from one Spea bombifrons isolate aSpeBom1 chromosome 13, aSpeBom1.2.pri, whole genome shotgun sequence window:
- the GH1 gene encoding somatotropin: MISGLFSSVGLLVMLTIPLTGAFPSVPLSSLITNAVNRAQYLHLLAADTYRDYERTYIPEDQRHSNKNSHAVFCFSETIPAPTDKENTNQKSDTELLRFSLTLIQSWMNPVQVLNRVFTNNLVFGSSDRVYDKLRDMEEGIQALMRELDEGNARSYSLLKLTYEKFDINLRSDDALVKNYGLLSCFKKDMHKVETYLRVMKCRRFVESNCAI; this comes from the exons ATGATTTCAG GTCTCTTCTCCTCCGTTGGGCTCTTGGTCATGCTGACCATTCCTTTGACCGGAGCTTTTCCATCGGTACCTTTGTCCAGCCTCATCACAAACGCCGTGAACAGGGCACAGTACCTTCACCTCTTGGCTGCGGACACATACAGAGATTAT gAACGTACCTACATCCCAGAAGATCAGAGACACTCCAATAAGAATTCCCATGCTGTATTCTGCTTCTCCGAAACCATCCCTGCTCCAACAGATAAGGAAAACACCAACCAGAAATCG GACACGGAGCTCCTGCGCTTTTCACTTACACTCATACAGTCTTGGATGAACCCGGTGCAGGTTCTCAACAGAGTGTTCACTAACAACCTGGTGTTTGGGAGCTCAGACAGAGTCTATGACAAACTGAGAGACATGGAGGAAGGAATCCAGGCTCTGATGAGA GAGTTGGATGAGGGGAACGCCCGCAGCTACTCCCTGCTCAAACTCACATATGAGAAATTTGACATCAACCTGCGCAGTGACGACGCACTCGTGAAAAACTATGGACTGTTGTCGTGTTTCAAGAAAGACATGCACAAAGTAGAGACCTACTTGCGGGTCATGAAGTGTCGGCGCTTCGTGGAGAGTAATTGTGCaatttaa
- the CD79B gene encoding B-cell antigen receptor complex-associated protein beta chain, with translation MRASGVVLCVLCGLSILSDHGVATKDCKIQSEKLFQEPRFIAQKKGRTVTISCRSSHADCMTSNCSITWYRGTPNGSFVSSVNDPNIRIIENQRNSFMELRKIHKEHSGIYFCKINTTKGEQKSCCGTELMVLVSGKVESAKSRNIMKDAIIMFQTFFILLFTVIPVMLLMEMKKKRSVKLEDHTYEGLDIYQSATYEDIQNVRVLSTKSMIGEHPFVE, from the exons ATGAGGGCGTCCGGGGTCGTGCTTTGTGTGCTCTGCGGACTATCCATTCTATCAG ACCATGGCGTTGCCACAAAAGACTGCAAAATCCAAA GTGAAAAGTTGTTTCAGGAGCCTCGATTCATAGCGCAAAAGAAAGGCCGCACTGTGACGATCTCGTGCCGTAGCTCGCACGCGGACTGCATGACATCAAACTGCAGCATCACGTGGTACCGCGGGACCCCAAACGGCTCTTTCGTCAGCAGTGTTAATGACCCCAACATAAGAATTATAGAAAATCAAAGAAATTCATTTATGGAActgagaaaaatacataaagagcaCTCGGGGATTTACTTCTGCAAGATAAATACGACAAAAGGTGAACAGAAGTCTTGTTGCGGGACTGAGCTCATGGTGCTGG TGTCCGGGAAAGTTGAAAGCGCAAAGTCAAGAAATATCATGAAGGACGCGATTATCATGTTTCAGACGTTTTTTATACTGCTCTTTACAGTCATACCAGTGATGCTGCTAATGGAAATg AAGAAGAAACGCAGTGTCAAGTTGGAAGACCATACCTACGAG GGCCTGGACATTTACCAGTCAGCCACATACGAAGACATTCAAAACGTACGAGTGTTATCTACAAAAAGCATGATCGGGGAACATCCATTCGTGGAGTAA